In Deinococcus ruber, the genomic window CCCGTATAAACTGTTCGTCGCGTACCGGACTGCACATCAGGTCCTTCAGGCCCTGGGCCAGCGTCATCGGCAGCAGCGGCACTTCGAAGCGCCGGGTATGTCCGCCGTACACCACCTCACCCTGCGCCAGCGGGCCACTCGCCCTGATACAGAACCGGATGGCCGGGCCACTCAGTTCAGTGGCGCTCAGGTCGCCCCGCTCGCGGTCGGCCTCCTGTGCCTTCAGGTGAACGCGCTGGAGGTCGGGCCAGCCCAGGCGGTCGGCCAGCCACGCACCATACAGCCGGGCAGGGCGAATGTCGGCCCCGCAGAACGTGATGGAAGCGGTTTCGAGGTGGCCGAGCTGAGCCACAGCCAGCGGATCGTCGAAGAGCTGAGCCGTCAACTCGCGCCAACGGGCGGTACGCGCCCACGCCAGATCTGAGATCAGGCAGTTGACCTGTGCGTGGGTCTTCAGGTCAGTGGTATCGAGAATCAACTGATCGGCCATGCGCCCCACTGCGCCCAGCACATGCGGCATGGGCGGCTGATCGCAGGCCCACCAGACATGGGTGAGCGTGGCCGGGCGCAGCAGTTCGGAGGCGATCTGTTCGAGCACTCCGGCCTGTGCCCCCGTCTCGACCCGCTCCAGATAGTTGTGCTGCACGCCCACCAGCGACACTTCGGTGCTTCTGCCGCTCACATTGTCTTCCAGCAGCACGATCACCTGTCGTCCGGTGTCACCTGCACCCAGAGCGTTCAGGGTTTCGCGCACACGCTTCAGATGCGCCGCCTCGGTCACGACCAGCAGATTGGCGGCGGCCACATGAAGCTGAACACCTGCCTGCTGCCACAGCCGGGCCAGGGCGTGATCGACGTGCCGCACGTCGGTGGCTTCGGGGCCGAACTGGTGGATACCGCTGGAACGAAAAGTGGTCATGTCTGCCTCCTGACCGAGTGTGCCCACCTGCCGTAACCACAGCATTACCGCAGCGCCGTCAAGCAACTTCGGAAGATCTGAAGCGGTGAGCAACGGAGGAAGATCTGATGTGTCTGACAGTGTGGGAACACTGTCAGAGCGGGCATGATAGCCGCGACAAACCGAGTTCACCAGCCACATGTGGCGACTCTGCCCTGTCCGTGTGTGGTTCGGCAGGAAGCCAGCACGATTCGAGTGAATTCTTCTGGGAATATCAGCATTTGGGACAGTGGCACGCGTTCAGCAGGCAGGCAGACAGCAGTGAAGAGGACTCCGACACTCGGAAGTCAGTTCGCTGCTGTCTTCGGAACCGCCGTAAATAGTGCATCATCAGAGACACACTCCACATCAGCCCACAAAGAAAAATGGAAGGTCGCAACAAAGATACTGCTGGGGTGTACGCAGCTGTGGCACATCCTTCCGCTCTGATGCCCGCTGCTCTGACTCGAACTCGTCCCGCCCTTATTCTCTCGACCAACCCACAGAGAACACAGACCTGACAGAGGATTCCAGCTCTGTTCCTGACCACTGGAACCGTCTTCAGCACTGAATATCGGCGCTCTGCTGACCGTGTTCGCCGGACGGGGCTGCTGCGCTTCAACTCCACCCAGCATCACAGAGCAATCTTGGACAGAGGCCGCATCCTTCCGGGTATTCTCAACAGCTGAAAGACTTCCTCGTTACACAGCTTCCTCATCCATCTGAAAACGAGGGCAGCACCTCTTCCAGCCTCACTGCTTTCCTCGGCATGTTGACGAACAACAGCACTGAATGCAGCCCGCGTCTATCACAGAATCGGCTGGTCACTCTTTTCAAGCTCACTCAGCCAGCCTTTC contains:
- a CDS encoding glucose-6-phosphate dehydrogenase assembly protein OpcA, which translates into the protein MTTFRSSGIHQFGPEATDVRHVDHALARLWQQAGVQLHVAAANLLVVTEAAHLKRVRETLNALGAGDTGRQVIVLLEDNVSGRSTEVSLVGVQHNYLERVETGAQAGVLEQIASELLRPATLTHVWWACDQPPMPHVLGAVGRMADQLILDTTDLKTHAQVNCLISDLAWARTARWRELTAQLFDDPLAVAQLGHLETASITFCGADIRPARLYGAWLADRLGWPDLQRVHLKAQEADRERGDLSATELSGPAIRFCIRASGPLAQGEVVYGGHTRRFEVPLLPMTLAQGLKDLMCSPVRDEQFIRALGLLRRASVSQPVSPSLPVPPRAHGDLQASGDLETVRHVLVAVDSSPHARLALKVARAHYPNAHRRLVTVVDPRSLPLEQEGRAASAQAERRALDTLDRLARDEESRVAVTGEPAEALLRAARSYAADVLVIGTHGRRGLGRWVLGSVAEQVVRHASIPVLVVREADVPDELRTGNRADSVSGTQPR